Sequence from the Saccharopolyspora pogona genome:
TCCGGCGACGGCGGCGTGGTTTCGAGCTCGGCACGGGAAACCAGCGGGACATCAGTTGCGAGCGCGGCCAGCATCCAGCATCGCGGGCACGGGGTGCCCGTGAACGGCTTGACGATCTCGACCTCGTCCGGGTTCACCGTGTCGCCGCACGGAGCCATCCACATGACGTGATCGACGCGGTAGGCGTGCACTTCCGGCGGCCGATCCGGCGGCGCATACTCCGGCCTCAGGCGTGCCAGGACCACGGAGCGTTGACCGTTCACGCGGCACGCCCCGGAGCGCGGCGGCGGAGCCGTTCCTTCCGACGCTGTGCCGCTGCCTTGAGCGCTTGCTTCTCTCGGTGTCCTGGCAGCCACCACACGATGAACATCGCCGACCAGGCCAGCAACCCGAGCAATATCCCCAGCGCCTCATGCATGACGCCAAGATCGCCCGGTCCGACACGGCCGATAGGTACGGTTTGTACCCCTACTCGATCAGCGGACCCCGATCCGGTCCGCCAGCGACCGCACTGCCGCTGACTCGCCACCCGGCGGACGGTCGAGAAGCGAATGCGTCAGCTCGCGTGCCCAGCCGTTGAACCGGGCCGTTTCCGGCGCGGTCCGCTCCGCTTGGTCGAGCATCGCAAATACCGCCGCCTGATCACCCTGCAAGGCGTGCACGCGGGCGACCTCGATCATGTGTCGCGCCCGGCGCGGCACCGACGCAATATCCGCCGGATCGAAGTCCGCCGCCTGCATCGCTTCTCCGCCGCGCCGCAGGTCCACGCCTAGCGTGACCGCGTTCGCTTTCATCACCGGCAGACCGAAACTCGTTTGTACGTGCCGATATTCGGGGCCGAGTTTCCGAGCGATGCCGTAAGCCGACTCCCAATGCCGCCACGCTTCGCCGTGCCTGCCCCGGCGGGCATAGGTCAATGCATTCTCGGCCCGGAGTGCGCCGACCATACCGCGCCAGTCGTCCGGCGCGGACTCCAAATAGGGCTCTAGCTGCGCTGCGCCGTCGTGGGCGACGCTAATCGCCTCTTCCCAGCGCCCGGACTCCCTCAACGCCTGCACCAGCGCCCACGCCCCGGCCGCCATCGCGTACGGGTCGTCGGATTCCTGCCCTTCGGTCACAGCTCGATCGGCGACCAGCCACACAAGTTCCGGCGCGGGCTGGAACGCGACGTAGAAGTCGGCGAGCTGGTAAACGCCCGCCAGGATGCGCCGTGCTTCCCGACGCTCTCTGCCTGACCGTGCCCGGACCGCCCGTTGCGCGTCGCGGATCAGGTCGGGCAGCAGCGCGCCGAGCTGGGTGCGGTGGTCCGGGGAACTGTGCCGCACCTTCCACGCCACCGCCAACCGTTCCGCCAGGTGTGCAAGGTCAACCGGCCGAGTGTCCGGCGTGAGCCGGTACTCGGTCAATGCGGCTTGCACGTCGTAGAGCGCCTGGTGGGCCGAACCGGGAGCGAACCGGGACACCGAGACCGACTCATCGTCGCCGGTGAGCTCGGCGAGATCCCGAATGTCGAGCACGTCGGCAAGCTTGGTCAGCATTTGGAGCCTCGGCGTCTGTAAACGGCCGACCTCGACCGCCTTGACCCACTCGGCGGAGCGGTCGACGAGGCCACCGAGCACACGGCGGCTCATCCCGGCGCGTTCACGCGCCTGCCGGATACGGGAACCAACAGACGGACCGTTCGAGGACACGATCACATCACCTCTTCGCGGATACCTCTTCGCGTGCCCCCGGCCCGTCGGCCGGGGGCGTTACCTCCGCGAAGAGGTGACCTTGAGGGTAGCGAGAACGCGATCAGGTGACGAGCACGTCCGCGCACGGGCGGAGCAATGGCGCGGCCGTGGGGCAACCCATGATCAAAGGCGTGGGGCAAACGTGGGCCCAAATCCGTCACACAGCGCACTAACTACAGGTCAGCTACGTCTAGACTGCGTATGGCCAAGCCGCCGGTCACACCACCCGTGACCAGCGTTTTCCCAGGTCAGCGCCAAGCCGCGAAGAAAAAAGCACCCTTGAGCGGCTGTGGAGCCTGTTGCAAAATTACGCCCACCACGGACCGTGATCGATCGATCACGGCTGAGATGGCCACTGGCGGACAAACGGCGGCGATCGAGACTGATTTGGTACTTCGGTTCAGCCGTTTTCGCCGAAAACGCAACAGGCTCCTGTGCCGCCCAAGGGTGCCCCTCACCTCGACGAGATCTCGGATCGGTGCGCTCCACCTCTTGTTCGGAATGGGTACCTTGCGGTGGTGGTAGTTGCGGGAGTCGTGTTGGCCGCCGGTGCCGGTCGTCGGTTCGGGATGCCGAAGGCGCTGGTGGAGTACCGCGGGACGTTGCTGGTCGACCGGGCCGCGCAGGTGCTCGCCGCAGGCGGCTGCGCGCCGATCGTGGTGGTCGTCGGCGCCGCCGCGGACGAGGTCCGCGAACGCGCTGAGCTGACCGGCGCGAGGGTCGTGTTCAACCCGGACTGGGCCACCGGTATGGGCTCGTCGCTGCGCACCGCGCTCGACGCGCTCGCGCCGACCGATGCCGATGCCGCCCTTGTGCTGCCGGTGGACATGCCCGGCATCGGCCCGGAAGCCGTGCGGCGCGTCGCGGCGCTCGCGAAACCAAGCACCCTCGCCGCCGCCGCTCACGACGGCGTCCGCAGCCACCCCGTGCTGCTGGGGCGCGACCACTGGGCCGGAGCCCGCGCGGCGGCCACCGGGGACGCCGGTGCCCGCGGCTACCTCAACGGCCGCAAAGTCGCGCTGGTGGCCTGCGACGACGTGTCGGAAGGCTTCGACATTGACCGTCCCGAAGACCTCGACCGGGGCAACCCGTAGAGTCGACGGCCACGCGTGACCGGCCCGGAACGGCCGCGCAGCACCGACACCGGTCGACGCCGCGTCACGCGAACGCCCGAGCACACCGGACGGCGACGACTGGCTGGTCACCGTCACGGCCGGAACCGATCGCAGCACGGCCAGCGCCCCGGGCCTGATCGCGGCGCGGGACCAGGCCGACCAGCTCATCGAGAAGTTAGCGCCCGGCGCCGCGGGACGTGTCGTGATCCACCTGCTCGACGGCGATGGATTCGCCTTCACCACCGCGTACCTGCAAGCCAGGCACGGCCTGTCCGACGAGGCGACCCGCAAGGCCGTGGCCGCCGCCGCGGCCACGCCCGCGGTGCCCGGTGACCGCGCGCAACTCCGCGAACGCGTGCACAGTGGACGAATCCGACCAGCACCTTAGGATGTCGGCCGTGAAAGCGGCGAGCAGTGCACGCGAGGAGGAAGCAGCGTTGGCCAGCGTCGAATCGAACCAACCGGCCACCGGCCGGGGTCGCCCGCGGGATGCCACCCGCGACGCCGCGCTGCGCCAAGCCGCGATGGAGGTGCTCGCCCAGGTCGGCTACCGGGCGTTGACCATGGATGCCGTCGCCGCCCACGCGCGGGCCGGCAAGGCCACCATTTACCGCCGCTGGGACTCCAAGCTCGACCTGGTCATCGACACCTGCACCCAGCTAGTGCAGCGCAGCGTCCCGGAACCCGACCAGGGCAGCATCGAGGCCGACCTCGGCGAGTTCCTCCGCGGCTTCGCCTCGTTCCTCACGGGCCCGGTCGGCAAGGCGGCCCAGGCGCTGGTCGGCGAACTCCCGCACGAACCCGAACTGGCCGCGGCCTTCCGCGAATCCTTCCTGCTGCCGCAGCGGGACATGCTGCGCCGCATCATCGAACGCGGCGTGCAGCGCGGCGAGATCCGCGCCGACGCGCCGATCGACACGGTCGTCGAACTCGCCGGCGCCGGCCTGATCTACCGCCTGATGCTCACGGACGAGCCGCTCGACACCGGTTTCGTCGACCGGCTCCTCCGCGAAGGCCTGCTGCCACTGCTGCACACCGCCACACCGTCGGCGTAGTCCGGCCTGGAAAACCAGGCGCTAGGGTGGTGCCAAGTGGTGGATGGAGGTCGGCGTGGCGCACGGATCGGTGACGGACCTAAGCCGCTGGCCGGTGAAGTCGCTGCGCGGTGAGCGCGTCGACGCGGCCCGCTTCGACGACCGCGGAATGGCCGGTGACCGCACGTACGCGCTGCTCGACGAGCGCGCCACCCGAACCGGCAACGTGCTGACCGTCCGGCAGAACCCGATGATGCTCAGCTGGGCGGCAAGCTACGGCGACGTCGCCGACCCGACCGAACCGCCGACGCTTCGCGGCCCGGACGGCGTGGACTGGTCCTGGACGGACCCCAAGCTCACCGACGTCCTCGCCGACTCGCTGGACATCCCGCTCAGCCTGCGCGCTGCCGACGGGCAGCAGGACCGCGGGCCCACCGTGCTCGTCACCTTCGAAGCCTCCCGCGCCGGTCTGTCCGACGAACTGGGCGCCGACGTCGACCTGCGCCGCTTCCGCACGAACCTGCACGTGACCGCCGACCTGCCGGCCTTCGCCGAAGAGGGCTGGGAACCCGGCACGACGCTCACGGCGGGCGAAGTGGAGCTGGCGGTCACCGGGGACAACGCCGGGCCGTGCATCCGCTGCGCGGTGCCCAGCTGGGACGCCGACGGCCGCGAGCGCTGGCGGGACCTGCAAACCCACCTGATCGGGCGCCACGACAACAAGTTCGGCGTGATCATGCGCGTCACCAAGCCCGGCGAAATCCGCCTCGGCGACGCGGTGCGGCAGGAGCCGTGAGCCTTTTGGGCTGCCGCAGCGGCTGCCGCTGCGGCCCAAAAGACCCACGGGCATTCACCGGAAGAGCTTGCGCACCACCGCAACGGTGACGAGAGCGCCGACACCGATCAGCACGTAGCGCACCCTCGGGTCGTTGAGCTTCTGCTGCAGGCTGGACTTGCCGTACTCGACGAAACGCTTCGGGTCCGCCTTGGCGCTCAGTTGGTCCAGCGTGGCGGCCAGCGCTTCACGCGCCTGCTCGATGTCGCGCTCGATGGTGTCTGGATCACGGGCCACGTGTCCTCCTCGCGTTCACCTGGCTGCTCACACCGTAGAGCACCGCCGAACCCGCCACGCACCAGCGGTTCGCGTGTCGCGCCCCGAGCCCCCGTCCGGGAACTCCCCTCCCGCCAAGATCACCGCACGCGCTAGGCTGTGTCGAGCGGGGCCGTAGCCCAATTGGCAGAGGCACTAGGTTTAGGTCCTAGCCAGTGAGAGTTCGAGTCTCTCCGGCCCCACTACGCTTTCCTGGCCCCGAACGGCAGTCGGGGCCCGTCCGCATCGCGGTGGAGGACCCGCGGACCTGGTCCCGGGTGACGGCTTCGAGGCCCCGGCCAGACCCGCGAGAAGCCCTTCGGCACCGGCCCGGTCGAGCGGCCGCACGCCTGGATGTCCGAGACCGCGACGTCGCCATCTCCGGCGGCGCGGCCACGATCAACCAGTACCTCCGCGGCGGACTCATCGACGAATTGCGCACCCACATCGCCCCGGTCACACTCGGTGCCGGAGAGCGGCTGTTCGATGGCGTGCCCGCGCTGGACCTGAAACTGGTCTCCGCGCGTCCCGCCTCCCTCGTCACCACGTCACCTACCGGGTCCGCCGCTGAACCAGCGGTAGCCGGGATGAGCGGAGGGCCCACCGGGAGCACGGGAACCCGAATCCGCCTCCACCGGGCAACCGAAGCCCAGGACCGCGCGTCTACGCCGCAGAACGGGTTTCGGCTGCGATCGGAGGCGTGATGACCGGGAGAACCGCGGTTTTCGTGGCGGCGGGCACGCTAGCGCTGCTGGGGACGACGGTGCCGGCGGTGGCCCAACCGGCGACCGGGACCGTGTGCGGGATGCACTTCTTCGACCGCAACGTCGACGGCGCTTGGCAGCCCGGCGAGCCGGGCGGCGGCAGCGCGGTCGGGCTGTACCACCTGGACGGCAGCTGGGTGGCGACGGTTGGGACGAATCCCGATGCCACGTACGAAATTCCCGACGTGCCACCCGGCCGGTACCGGGTCGGCATCAACCCGATCGGCTATCAGCCGACCACTCCCAGCGAGGTGGTCGTCGACGTGCGCCCCGGCGGCACCAGCCGCGCCGACTTCGGCAAGCTCGGCAGCGACATCACCGGCGTCACCTGGCACGACGTGAACGCCGACGGGCAACGCCAGGCGGACGAGCCGCTGCTGCCCGGCATCCAGTTCTGGATCGGCAGGTGGGGCAGCGGTACCGACGGCACCGGGCACTACGCGATGCCCAACCAGGGAACCAGCACCTACGTCCTGCGTTTCGTCCCGCCCGGGGGCATGGGGTTCTCGCCGCAGCACGTCGGCGCGCCGGAGACCGACTCCGACGCCGACCCGGCCGACGGCACGGCAACCGCCGTCGTCGCGCTGACCGACGGCAGGATCAACCAGGTCCTGAACCTCGACATCGGCCTGGTCACGAAGTAGGCCGACCACGGCAGTTGCCGTACATGCTTGGACCCTCCCGTCCAATTAGGACTCCCGCGGGAAACCGCCAAACCACGCGCCCGGATGGTTCCGGGCAGATCCGCGTGAACCATCCGCCTCGGCGCGCTCGCCCTGCTCGTCGTGCTGCTGACCAAGGGCCGGCTGGGCTCAGCGCTTTCCTGGACTGGCACCGGGAAACGCCGGCGCTGAAATGCGCCGATGTGCCACCCGCGCAGCTTTCCGTGCGGCTGGTCGAGCCCTCCGGGCTTTCGCTGCACCCGCACGATGCGCTTGACGGCCGCGATCACCCGCTCCCGGACCTGCTCGTCGAAGGACCGGATGTTGACCCGCAGTTCGGCCTGGTCGGGGATGATGTTGTCCTTCGTGCCCGCCTTGATCGCGCCGACGGTGACCACGGCGGTGTCGCTGGGGGCGACCTCGCGGGAAACCACGGTCTGCAGCCGCATCACGGTCGCCGATGCCATCACGACCGGGTCGATGGCGTTCTGCGGCTGGGAGCCGTGCGCTCCGCGACCGAACATGGTGACCTTGATGCCGTCGGCGGCGGACATGCTGGGGCCGCTGATCATGCCCACCGAGCCGGACGGGAACGGGAAGACGTGCTGGCCCAGGCAGACGTCCGGCTTGGGGAACCGGTCGAAGAAGCCGTCGTCGATCATCGCCCGCGCCCCGGCCCCGATCTCCTCGGCGGGCTGGAAGACCGCCACGATCGTGCCCGCCCACCGGTCGCGGGCCGCGACCAGCAGGTCCAGCGCGCCGAGCTGGCAGGTGACGTGCATGTCGTGGCCGCAGGCGTGCATCACCGGGACGTCGTTGCCGTCCGGGTCGGTGCCGCGCCGGGTGCTGGCGTAGTCGAGGCCGGTCTGCTCCAGGACCGGCAGCGCGTCGAAGTCCGCGCGCAGCAGCACCGTCGGCCCCTCGCCGTTGCGGAGCACGCCGACCACGCCCGTGCGCCCGACCCAGGTCACCACCGGGGCGCTTCCAGCCGGCGCGCGACCTCGGCGGCGGTCCGGTGTTCGGCGAAGGACAGCTCCGGGTTCGCGCGCAGGTCCCTGTAGAGATCGGTGAGATCACTCCGGATGTCGTCGAGTCGGCCCAGCACGGCCTCAAGATCGCCCACAGCACCCTCCGTTCGTCTGCCCTCACGCCATGCGCGGTCACCCGAACGCACCACACCTCCCGACCATTCGGCAAGTGAGGGGATCCTTGACCGGCCAGCCGGTCGGAGTTCCCCAGCGAGTCTGGAGCTGGTCAGCGGTGGGCGGGGAACTCCACGACCTGTTGGTAGGTCGGGCGGTTCTGCCAGCTGATCTTCTCCTGGGCGATGCCGCCGATCTTGGTCTGCAGGATCGCGTCCGCGCACCACTGGTCGCCGGGCTTGCAGTCCGCGTCGCCCGGGTAGGTTTCGGCCGCCGGGGTCGCTGCCGCCTGCTGCAGGGTGTCAAGCAGTATTTGCCGGCATGTCTCCGCGTTTCCGCCGCCGCACAGCGGCTCGCCGAACCCGCCGGGCACCGGCTCCCCCAGCACCGCGCGGATGTCCTTGGACACCTGGCCGAACCAGCCGAACTGGAACGACGACCCCTGGTGGCCTTGGCCGACGTGCAGGCCCGGTTCGCCGTTCTGCCAGCCCGAAGGCGACTCGTTGATCTGCATCACGTCGGTCATCGCCTGGTAGGCCGCGCCGCCCACGGCGGGCTCGAACTCACCGCGCACCAGCAGCGGCCACCACGCGTCCAGCAGCTCGATCGCGTCGGGGTGCGCGTAATCTCTGCTGCCCGGTTCGGTCTCCACGCGCTTGCCACCGTCGGCCAGCCACGCGCGCAGCTCGTCGACCAGCGCCGCCACCTGCGGGTCGGTGACGGGCTGGGTGTCGATCAGCCGCAGCAGGTCCGGGAGGACCCGTTCGGCGCGTAGGTCGGTGACGCCCGCGTCGGCCATCGCCTGGGTCAGCGTGACGCGGTTGAACTTGCCGCCCGCCGCGATGTGCTCGGCGACGCGGCGGTCGAGCAGGTCGCCGCGCTGCACCGCGCCCTTCTCCGCCCGGTCGCCGGCCGTGCCGGGCGCCTGCTTGTTGTTCCAGCTGACGTAGTAGTCCTGGTTGATCGAGTTCGGGTGCTCCCGAAACGGGGCGTAGGCGGCGGTGTTGTCGGCCGGGTTCCAGTCCTGCCACTCGAACGCCGGGTCGGAGGCGATCGGCATGCTCGGGTCGACGTCCGGCTTGTGCACCACGCTCGCCCCGGAGTTGAAGTAGACCGTGTCGGTGGCGTCCGCGTAGAACCAGTTGAAGGTGTAGTTGACGTCGTGGGCGGCGCGCTGGAAGTCCCGCGCCGAGGTGATCACGGACGGGTCGTTGAACTTCTGGAAGCCGATGATCGAGTCGACCTCGTGCAGGAACGTAGAGCGGGCGCGGGCGAACGCCACCGGCTTGCCTTCGACGGTCGCCCGGTGCGTCACCGGCCCGTAGCGGGTGCGGAAGGACACCAGCCGGTAGGAGCCCTGCGGGGTGTCGTCGCCGAGGTTCGGCTGCCACGCGTTCTCGCGTTCGACGGTCTGCATCGGCAGGCATTCGCCGCGGAAGCGGTAGGAGTTGGAGTCCTTCGTTGCCGGGCGGCCGTCCGGTTCGCACAGCTCGACGGCGTAGGTGTCGATCATGTCCTGCGACGCCGTGGTGGCGCTCCAGGCGTAGTCCTGGCCGCGGCCGAGCAGCGTGTAGAAGCTCAGCCCGGCGAAGGAGGCGCCCTTCGACGAGATGCCCGGCCCCTGGAGTTCCTGCAGGGTCAGCAGCTGGGGCGAGAAGTAGCCGGTCTGCGGCCCGAAAACCGCCACCGGGTGACCGCTTTCGGTGTGCGCGCCAGAGACCACGAGCGCGTTGGACATGCCGCGCGCCTGCCCCATGCCGCCCGGCACCACGCCGTCGTCGAAGATGCCGCGCAGGCTTTCCACGGGATCGCCGGTGGCCGGGCGGGGGTTGACCGATTCCGGCCGGGCGGCCGGTTCGGGGGCTTCGGCGGCCGAGCCGGTCGGCTCGAAGATCAGCTGCTGGGCGGAAACCGAACCGGGGTCCGGAATCACGACGCCCCGCGGGTTCGCCGGTGAGCCGCCGTACGGGAACGACTGCCCGTCGTGGATGGTGCTGATGGCTTCGGGATCGTTCTCGGCGCGTAACGCCGCCCAGATCTGTTCGCCGCGCTCCGGCCCGAACCGCTCGTGCAGCGACATC
This genomic interval carries:
- a CDS encoding TetR/AcrR family transcriptional regulator, producing the protein MSAVKAASSAREEEAALASVESNQPATGRGRPRDATRDAALRQAAMEVLAQVGYRALTMDAVAAHARAGKATIYRRWDSKLDLVIDTCTQLVQRSVPEPDQGSIEADLGEFLRGFASFLTGPVGKAAQALVGELPHEPELAAAFRESFLLPQRDMLRRIIERGVQRGEIRADAPIDTVVELAGAGLIYRLMLTDEPLDTGFVDRLLREGLLPLLHTATPSA
- a CDS encoding nucleotidyltransferase family protein; translated protein: MVVAGVVLAAGAGRRFGMPKALVEYRGTLLVDRAAQVLAAGGCAPIVVVVGAAADEVRERAELTGARVVFNPDWATGMGSSLRTALDALAPTDADAALVLPVDMPGIGPEAVRRVAALAKPSTLAAAAHDGVRSHPVLLGRDHWAGARAAATGDAGARGYLNGRKVALVACDDVSEGFDIDRPEDLDRGNP
- a CDS encoding dihydrofolate reductase family protein, which gives rise to MTASRPRPDPREALRHRPGRAAARLDVRDRDVAISGGAATINQYLRGGLIDELRTHIAPVTLGAGERLFDGVPALDLKLVSARPASLVTTSPTGSAAEPAVAGMSGGPTGSTGTRIRLHRATEAQDRASTPQNGFRLRSEA
- a CDS encoding DUF3039 domain-containing protein translates to MNGQRSVVLARLRPEYAPPDRPPEVHAYRVDHVMWMAPCGDTVNPDEVEIVKPFTGTPCPRCWMLAALATDVPLVSRAELETTPPSPELPAVSPADVVVESSDAMLLYAPSWRERVVHYAHPKAPTQKYGRSGTVVAGLCGEIGWGPHTRPPVDWPMCSECVQIVSVGIS
- a CDS encoding SdrD B-like domain-containing protein, with product MTGRTAVFVAAGTLALLGTTVPAVAQPATGTVCGMHFFDRNVDGAWQPGEPGGGSAVGLYHLDGSWVATVGTNPDATYEIPDVPPGRYRVGINPIGYQPTTPSEVVVDVRPGGTSRADFGKLGSDITGVTWHDVNADGQRQADEPLLPGIQFWIGRWGSGTDGTGHYAMPNQGTSTYVLRFVPPGGMGFSPQHVGAPETDSDADPADGTATAVVALTDGRINQVLNLDIGLVTK
- a CDS encoding MOSC domain-containing protein; translation: MAHGSVTDLSRWPVKSLRGERVDAARFDDRGMAGDRTYALLDERATRTGNVLTVRQNPMMLSWAASYGDVADPTEPPTLRGPDGVDWSWTDPKLTDVLADSLDIPLSLRAADGQQDRGPTVLVTFEASRAGLSDELGADVDLRRFRTNLHVTADLPAFAEEGWEPGTTLTAGEVELAVTGDNAGPCIRCAVPSWDADGRERWRDLQTHLIGRHDNKFGVIMRVTKPGEIRLGDAVRQEP
- a CDS encoding DUF3618 domain-containing protein; the encoded protein is MARDPDTIERDIEQAREALAATLDQLSAKADPKRFVEYGKSSLQQKLNDPRVRYVLIGVGALVTVAVVRKLFR
- a CDS encoding helix-turn-helix domain-containing protein: MSSNGPSVGSRIRQARERAGMSRRVLGGLVDRSAEWVKAVEVGRLQTPRLQMLTKLADVLDIRDLAELTGDDESVSVSRFAPGSAHQALYDVQAALTEYRLTPDTRPVDLAHLAERLAVAWKVRHSSPDHRTQLGALLPDLIRDAQRAVRARSGRERREARRILAGVYQLADFYVAFQPAPELVWLVADRAVTEGQESDDPYAMAAGAWALVQALRESGRWEEAISVAHDGAAQLEPYLESAPDDWRGMVGALRAENALTYARRGRHGEAWRHWESAYGIARKLGPEYRHVQTSFGLPVMKANAVTLGVDLRRGGEAMQAADFDPADIASVPRRARHMIEVARVHALQGDQAAVFAMLDQAERTAPETARFNGWARELTHSLLDRPPGGESAAVRSLADRIGVR